In Bos indicus x Bos taurus breed Angus x Brahman F1 hybrid chromosome 23, Bos_hybrid_MaternalHap_v2.0, whole genome shotgun sequence, the genomic window attttttttttaatgtaaaatttgagAAAAGGATAAATGATTACTTAAAGGCTCATTAGCCCAGGTAAATTTCCATAAAGGATTTTGTTATATAATACAAAACAGAATGATGGGGGAAATTTTTATCAACagataccttaattttaaaaagtcacagacAATTTCAAATAATGATCTAGAAATTGAGTATAATGTACCCGGCAAACAGATGTAGAGGCTTCTCCCTCTGGGACTTGGGGGGAGGGGTTACTCATCAGAcctgccccccccgcccccaaagtACCCCCGGAGCAGTAGGCCCGAAGCCCGTGTTTAAGACGCTCCGAGGAAGGGAGGCGGGAAGGGCGGAGATACTCTAGACTGACGGAAGTGGCGCAAGCCGAGAAGCAGGTAAAGGGCGGAAATGAACTGTGAGGCGTGTTACCGGATGTCGTTCCTCCCCGAGGGGGCAGGAGGTGTTTCCTTGGCCCAGCCTCCGGGGGGAAACTAGGGAACTTAAGAAAAGGGTCCGTCTGAAACCGGAAGTCTGGAAGACAGGAGAGGAAAAGGAGCAGAGAGGCAAAGGCTCTTGGGGAGTTTAACCCCGCCTCCCTCaactgggaggagagaggagacggTTCAGTGATAGACGAAAAGATGAGAcgagagagaaaacagaagagataaagacaagaaaaaaaccGCAGTGAAAATGCAAAACTAAACCCCAAACCACAGTAAGGCCAAGGAAGGGACAGATCATAgaagaaaaatacagtaaaagacaaggaaaacaaCTGTAGGACAAAGCAaatgagatgaatggagaaactTGGAATTGGAAAGATGTAGcaaaaaaagatggaaatgggagggagaaaaaagaggGGGAGAGAAGTTGGAAGAATTCAGAGAAGCCCAGATATTCTGTTCCCAACATACCAAGCATGATAATTTCCTTACCTCTTCACCCCATTCTCAATCTCTGCCGCCTTCTTTCCTAAACACTCTtctctcggccgccgccccccATTCCTTCCAACTGGGAAAGCTCTGCACCTGCTGTAGTAAGCGAACAGCTTTGGACCTGGTCTCTGCTGCCACCAGGCGGTAATTCTGAGTACTGCCAGCATGAGAGGTGGAAAGGAGGACCAGCCATCAATGGGAGGATCAATTTGGGGGAGACACCCGGTACAGGAGTCTGAGCGAAAAGGGGAGCACTAAGACCCAGGGGGAGTGAAAGGCTGCAGCAAACAGCTGGAGGAGGATTAGGCGTTgtggggggagggaagagggggagcCATCTGGTACCTTGGTGGCTTCTGAAACAAACAACATTGGTCATAACAACAGAAATGGCCAGTCAATCCCAGGGTATCCAGCAGCTCCTGCAAGCCGAGAAGCGGGCGGCTGAGAAGGTGGCAGATGCCAGAAAGAGTGAGTCTCATTTTTTCCTTAGGAATCTGGAAAGAAAATTAGGGGTAGAGGGACAGCAAACATTTGAGTCCTTGGGATAACCCAAGACTGATGGAGAGAGAGCTGGGGGCTGCGGTTGCTTTTAGGAGGGAAGAAATGGGTGGGTGATGAGAATCCTGTTCTTGGCTGACAGAGAGAAGGCAGTAACTTTGAGGGAGGGACTGACCCCCTActttcacagtgtgtgtgtgtgtgtgttggggggcggggggtcctATCCCCACTGTCAGTCCTTTCTTCTGCCTCCAGGGAAGGCTCGGCGTCTGAAGCAGGCAAAGGAGGAGGCACAAATGGAAGTGGACCAGTAccgcagagagagagagcaagaattCCAGAGCAAGCAGCAGGCAGTGAGTCGTGGGGGAGCTGAGATGGGACCCCGAGTGTGCATGTTGGTGGGTATATCTGGTGGGATGTGTACAGGGTGATTCCACAAGAAAAAAGGTGGTCAAGGGTCAAAGGGGACCCTGGTGAGGTCAAGCTTAGTTGTATGTAAGAGAGTCTGGGAGTTTTGAAGGACTCGTGTAgctggtggtggaggtggggggatggCTGAGATCTATGCAGGGTATGATGACATTTGGGGTGGAGGGCAGAGTTTTATGGGCATGGATGGTGAGGATCCTACAGTCTGTTGTAGGATGATGCTGCATGTCAGATCTTAGAGGAGAGGGCATTATGTTGGTCTCTTTGGTGTCCAGATATTTCCATGGATGCGAGTGGTGTCTATCTAGATATTTCCATGGGTGGGCATGACTCTGGAGAGGGCCTTGCTTCCTGGCCTTGCTCCAGGACCCTTCCTTCCACGTGCCTGGAtgcttctttctctgtttctgctttttcttttctctcttccaccCTTTCTCCCACTCCCCAGGCCATGGGCTCCCAAGGGAACTTGTCAGCTGAGGTGGAGCAGGCTACAAGGCGCCAGGTGCAGGGCATGCAGAGCTCCCAGCAGAGAAACCGTGAACGTGTCCTGGCCCAGCTTCTCGGCATGGTCTGCGACGTCAGGCCCCAGGTTCACCCCAACTACCGGATTGCTGCCTAGGACCTAACCTAGGGCCTGACTCCTCCCAGTTCCCTCCTGCCAAGAAATCCCCAAGTCAAAATCAACTTCCACCATAATCCTTCTCTCCCTTGCATTCCCTAGAAATTCTAGGAAGCAGGATCCAATGATTCTCCTGTGAAACTTAGACATACCCTGGTCAGACCTGAATCTCCTTATTACTCTTTTACTGGGACCGTGTAAACTGCCAGGTCACCTTCACTCAGATCCTTTGTGAAATTTGTAGCTTGGAGAAGTAGGGATGTGGAAAACACTGACTTCAGGGCCAGGCAGGCTTGGGTCCCTCTCCTGACTGTGCCACTTGCTGGCTGGGCAACCATGACAAGCTACTTAAACTGTAACTCCCGTGTCCTTGTAAGGCTGGAATAATGCTACCTTGTTGTTGCATTAACTAGAAATCATTCTGTAAAGAGCCTAGCATGGTTTCTAGTAGCTGGATTCAATAAGTGACAAATCTGTGATATTATAATGACCCCCTGCCCACCTGCCAAAACCTAAACACAGCTGTTTTCTCACTTCTGTCTGTGGCTTTCTAATTCTACTCattcatcttgctgctgctgctgctgctgctgctaagtcgcttcagtcgtgtccgattctgtgcgatgccatagacggcagcccaccaggctcccccgtccctgggattctccaggcaagaacactggagtgggttgccattgtgaCCCTCCTAATTCTCTAGAGAATTGATTCTTCCCATCTTTCTTTTCCCACAGACCTTATGATCCCTGAAAAGATGAAATGGCTTTAATTAGCCTCTCTATTGTGATTCCAGGAAGATGTTTGCATTTTTTAGCCTTTTTGTCTCTGTTAAGTTGGTCTTTCTCTTTATTGGCTTTCCCCCTTTTGCTATTTCCCGAAAGAACCATCAGATGCTTACTGCTTCCTGAGATCTAAAGTGATGTTGTGTCCTCTTGTGTGCATGACCTTCCTTTTACATCCTCAACACCATACTTTCCCTTTGTAACAATAAAAGtgtcaataaaataattatgggCAAATCAACTGGTGGTTTGAGTCAGCttccttttgcttctcatttctcattttcagtcatttttgttCCTTGCTTATGTATTCCCCACTCAAAAGGGCTGTCCTTTGAAGCTTGTTGGGAGAATCAAAAGCAAATGGCACATAAGTTTTTCTCCTAAGTGAGAAACATGTGGCTCCTCCTTTGCAAACCTGAGGACTGTAGATGGTAACTAGAGAGAAAATCTGAGGGGTAGTAACATTGCTTTGGCATTACTTTGTAATGCCGTTAAAGTAAAGTAAAGGTAGTAacattactttggccaccagatgcagagagctgactcatttgaaaagaccctgatgctgggaaagattgagggcagaaggggacaacagaggatgagatggctggatggcatcaccgacacaatggacatggatttgggtggactccgggagttggtgatggacagggaggcctggcgtgctgtggttcatggggtcgcaaagagtcggacacgactgagcgactgatctgaacactgctttgttttccttcataGAATTTATCCGTACTTGACATGTCTCCCCTGTTAAATGAACTCTGTGATGATAGGGCTGTTCGTTGCTATGTACCCAGATCTTAGGCTAGCACTTGACACAGGACTGGCAGTTGATAAATgctgttgaaaaaaaaagatattgtggGTTGGAAAAACTGCCCTTCTGTAACATCATCCTTgaatcacttttatttctttcgGCCACAGAAAACAAGCCTTAAACCAATGAGGTTATCTGTAGGGTATTTATTAAGCACTCTTTAATCAGGGAGACGGGATACAGTACAGAATAAAGAGGTGTCTACGTTCTGGCTCTGTCACCTTGCTAGCTGTATTACTTTGGACATgttgatttatttctttgaatctgTTTGCTTGATATAGAATGGGAATAATGGTACACCTTGGTGTTAAATGGTTAAGTGATAGTACATAAAGGGTCAAACGTTTGTTATCAGTTTtgttaagtcacatctgacttctGTAGCATATAAAAGCGAGAGGGGAGATATCAAATGTTTCATTCAGGAAAAATATCCAGGATGAACTATGGGAGGGGTTATTGGGTAAAGGGTTAAGCACATTCTGgttgaaattttataaaatgttatgtaACACtcaggtttccttggtggctcagtaggtaaagaagcagcccgcaatgcaggagacctgagttcaaccccagggtggagaagatcccctggaagagggcatggcaacccactccagtagtcttgcctggagaatcccatcgacagaggagcctggtgggctacagtccataggtcgcaagagtctgacacgacttagcgactaacccaCCACCATGTAACCCTCATACCCTAGTATTTATCGTTAACACTTGGGGCAGAATCTAGACCCCCAGTCCTGCACGCAGTGGCTTCAGAACACCTTCCTGACTTACAGCCCAAGCCCACGGCCCTTAGGACATCAGATACATCAGCCAACCATTACTTTGGGTAAATGCCGCCCACCGGTTCCAAGGCTGGGGAAAAGGTAGGGGGTAGGATCCGCGACAACTACTCACTACCTACACCTGGGGCTGGCCGTTCCCTAACTCCAGCGCCAGCACCCCCAGGTCACCTTGACTACCGGGCCAAGGACCCCGTGGGAAATCGAAGTCCCGGCACCTTGGGTCCTCCTGCGCCCAGAGGAGGGGTGCCCAGAAAGAAGACCTGAGTGGCAAGAATCTAAATGAAGAGAGAGGCGCGGAAAAGAACTGGACAAGCGGGAAAAAGATAATAATGGGAAAAATTATAGTTTCCTTGATGCCTTTTGTTACTGGTAGTAGCGAAGGAGTAAGAAGtggcttaaaaatttttttttcacgcAGGCATTTTCTAAAGGCAACCCTGGAGCGCGCAGACCCACACAACCGTGGAAGGCCCGTCTTCCGGTTCTTTGCGCCTGCGCGCTCGCATCAGCGAAGGCGGGAGGCCGGGTGGAGGGAAAACCGGGAACCGGAAGTGAAGGCAGATTCCCTTCTTCGTCGCTGTTGCCGCCGCCATACGTCTTTGCCTTGCTCAGGTAAGCTTTGGCCTTCGGCACCATCCGCCTCCATCTGCGTTTCTCTGCGGCCATCCTGTCGCACGAGCTCCTGATAGCCCTTGTACAGGCCATGGTCTTGTTGCTGGAGTCTGATTGGGTCGTTAGTTGCATCGCTTGCATCTTTTTCGAGATGAAGAAACTTCGGGGGGGGGGAGGTAGGGAAGATAGGGGGGCCCAATCCAAGATGGTGGCCCCGGCGCCATTGTGTTTTCTTTGCTTCTCGCTCCTTCGGTGGGGCCCTTGATTACTCGAGGCCCCAGTGACATTGAGAGGCGGCGCTAGGCGTCCTCTGGTCCTGGCTATTTGCGGAGGGCGGGGTCTTCTCACTTTCGCGCTTATTTCTGGGTCCGCGGTACGCGGCGGGAATACGAAGAGGAGCCAGCTTCTAGGCCTACCTGGACGTTTCTCACCTCGATTTGCCCACCGTTATTTGGAGCATTTCCTAAATGTTTACGGCTGGTGTCATTGTGTGTTTTTCGGAAACGAGCCATAGCTGAGGAGTAACGCAACGGTGATGTGATTGATGGAGGAGTGGGTTTTTTCTCTTGGCCGAGCCATTCTCTAGCCTCCAccctcctccaccaccatcaccgaAGGATTTTTTACGCGCGACTATGAGGTGTCTGAGGACTGGGAGACTGGCGTGTTGGGAGACGTGGATGGCAGCCACATGATGTTTCCATTTTGAAAAGTGAGCGCTTTGCGCAATGACGACCGTAAATCTATCACCCTTGACTGATGGCTGCTGTCGACACCTTGAGATTATAGGGAAAGCACAAGGTCTTTCATTGAGGATTTTTCATTTTGTCACTTAACATTCTCCAGTCTTGTAAATTGTTAGTAGTCTGTTTTTtatgtgtctttaattttttatcctcACTGCTGTCCCGGAGCAGGAATTTAGAAGCTGGCCTTGCCTTTCTAGCTTTCCGGTTTCTGCTTCTCCGATCCTATCCTTTTGGGAACTTACGTCCTAATCACCACTCCTGGGAAACACACTTTTCCCATTCTGTGTGTTatgtttgtcttttgtttctttgtcttgtgtttttttattacttgtttttccctttgttaCTTTTGTTTCCAGGTACATGTGTCATAGTTTAGGGAAAGGAAGAGTGTGGGGATGGACAGGATAGATGGTGAAGGCTCTGCTCATGACTGATGTCTCCTccctgttttttttccctcctagctCTTCTGTCAGAAACTAgtgtgtttcttttcctcttctgttcctCAAGCCCccactctcctcctcttctcttcctttattcTACGCTAACCCATCCGGAgacccttccccttctcctgccggcTCAGTTATGGCGGAGAACGATGTGGACAATGAGCTCTTGGATTATGAAGATGATGAGGTGGAGACGGCAGCTGGAGGAGATGGGGCTGAGGCCCCTGCCAAGAAGGATGTCAAGGGCTCCTATGTCTCCATCCACAGCTCTGGCTTTCGTGACTTCTTGCTCAAGCCAGAGTTGCTCCGGGCCATTGTTGACTGTGGCTTTGAGCATCCATCAGAAGGTAAATTTCCTGTTGGGCATAGAGTTCTCATTGGTGCTTTAAGGATACAAGAAAACAGATAATAGCCATGGTCCCTTACAGATTTGTGTATAGGGTAGATCAGGAAATAAGTACCAGAACCTATTTTAgcagtaaaagatgtttatacaGGTTAGTCTTTGTTCATGATAAGTGCTAGTGATTTCAGAGCAGCTTAGAGTGGCTTTTCTCCTtgtcttgttttaaattttgtctctTAATTGAAAATTTCCAAAGAGGAGCTGGTTGGACCCTTGGACCAAGTCAACTCTGGTCTCTGCAAACCTTTACGGGTGGTCTAAAGATAGCTGGCTTTTGGGTCAAGTACCAagttcttccctggtagctcagacggtaaagcgtctgcctgcaattcgggagactgGGTCCAGTCTCTGAGtc contains:
- the ATP6V1G2 gene encoding V-type proton ATPase subunit G 2 isoform X1, which codes for MASQSQGIQQLLQAEKRAAEKVADARKRKARRLKQAKEEAQMEVDQYRREREQEFQSKQQAVSRGGAEMGPRVCMLAMGSQGNLSAEVEQATRRQVQGMQSSQQRNRERVLAQLLGMVCDVRPQVHPNYRIAA
- the ATP6V1G2 gene encoding V-type proton ATPase subunit G 2 isoform X2, translating into MASQSQGIQQLLQAEKRAAEKVADARKRKARRLKQAKEEAQMEVDQYRREREQEFQSKQQAAMGSQGNLSAEVEQATRRQVQGMQSSQQRNRERVLAQLLGMVCDVRPQVHPNYRIAA